The Gloeobacter morelensis MG652769 genome contains the following window.
AAATAGCAGGCTAGCAGAGCGTCGCCGCACAGGAGCATGCTCAAGGCAACGTAGGTTGCCGGATCTGCGGCGCTGACTCCAAAGAGTAAGCCCGTGAGCAACCGGGCGACAGCCAGGCTTGCCCCCAGGCCAAGGGCAATGCCGACTAGTGCCAGGACCATTCCCTGACCGACGACCATGCGCACGCTATCGCCAGGAAGCGCGC
Protein-coding sequences here:
- a CDS encoding FtsX-like permease family protein; amino-acid sequence: MRSREIGMRLALGALPGDSVRMVVGQGMVLALVGIALGLGASLAVARLLTGLLFGVSAADPATYVALSMLLCGDALLACYFPARKAAKVDPAMAMRYE